The following are from one region of the Bradyrhizobium sediminis genome:
- a CDS encoding S49 family peptidase codes for MSEQISDRAGLPGLVERLMEFVPARLRRGAVVVPVVRLSGLIGAVTPLRPGMSLAGVARVLERAFTMKHAKAVALVINSPGGSPVQSRQIYLRIRQLAAEKKLPVLVFVEDVAASGGYMIACAGDEIFCDPSSILGSIGVIGGSFGFQDLIKRIGVERRLYTAGVHKAMLDPFLPENPDDVARLKALQREIHAIFIALVKQSRGARLKGSDDVLFTGEYWAGETSVSLGLADAVGDLRSTLRARYGDKVLTPVVSPPGGMLSSLFGRKSAGAGTAASLEAIAGLPDELISALESRAIWAKFGF; via the coding sequence ATGAGTGAACAAATAAGTGATCGCGCGGGACTGCCGGGCCTCGTCGAGCGGCTGATGGAATTCGTTCCGGCGCGGCTGCGGCGTGGCGCAGTCGTCGTGCCCGTGGTCCGGCTGTCGGGCCTGATCGGTGCGGTGACGCCGTTGCGGCCGGGGATGTCGCTGGCGGGTGTCGCCCGGGTGCTGGAGCGCGCCTTCACCATGAAGCATGCCAAGGCCGTGGCGCTGGTGATCAATTCGCCCGGCGGTTCGCCGGTGCAGTCGCGCCAGATCTATCTTCGCATCCGGCAGCTTGCCGCGGAGAAGAAGCTGCCGGTGCTGGTGTTCGTCGAGGACGTGGCGGCCTCCGGCGGCTACATGATCGCCTGCGCGGGCGACGAGATCTTCTGCGATCCGTCCTCGATCCTGGGCTCGATCGGCGTGATCGGCGGCTCCTTCGGATTCCAGGACCTGATCAAGCGGATCGGCGTCGAGCGGCGGCTCTATACCGCCGGCGTCCACAAGGCGATGCTCGATCCGTTCCTGCCGGAAAACCCCGACGACGTCGCGCGCCTGAAAGCGCTTCAGCGCGAGATCCACGCCATCTTCATCGCGCTGGTGAAACAAAGCCGGGGCGCCCGGTTGAAGGGCTCCGACGATGTGCTGTTCACCGGGGAATACTGGGCCGGGGAAACCTCCGTGTCGCTTGGTCTTGCGGACGCCGTCGGCGACCTGCGCTCGACCTTGCGCGCCCGCTACGGCGACAAGGTGCTGACCCCCGTGGTCTCGCCTCCGGGCGGGATGCTGTCGAGCCTGTTCGGCCGCAAATCGGCCGGCGCGGGAACGGCTGCATCGCTCGAGGCCATTGCGGGCCTGCCGGACGAACTGATTTCGGCGCTCGAGAGCAGGGCAATTTGGGCCAAATTTGGGTTCTGA
- a CDS encoding polyprenyl synthetase family protein encodes MAVIVPFESPSNASIDELVGLVAADMERVNATILSRTGSEVTMIPEVANHLISSGGKRLRPMLTLAMAGLAGYSGEGHIKLAASVEFMHTATLLHDDVVDESELRRGKLSARMLWGNEASVLVGDFLLGQAFRMMVEVGSLRALDILSSAAATIAEGEVMQLAAAKNTATTEDEYLAVIRGKTAELFAAACEVGPVIANRPKAEQTACRSVGMNLGIAFQLVDDVLDYGGKAAKLGKNIGDDFREGKITLPVVLAFRRGNDSERAFWVKALERGEIGDGDLDHAIGLMTKHRALEDTINRAQHYGAMAVDALALFPASPMKTALEQVVAFCLARSH; translated from the coding sequence GTGGCGGTTATTGTACCCTTCGAGAGCCCATCGAATGCTTCGATAGATGAGCTGGTCGGGCTTGTCGCCGCCGACATGGAGCGGGTCAACGCGACGATCCTGTCGCGGACCGGCTCCGAGGTCACCATGATCCCCGAGGTCGCCAACCACCTGATTTCCTCAGGGGGCAAAAGGCTGCGGCCGATGCTGACGCTGGCGATGGCGGGTCTCGCCGGCTATTCCGGCGAGGGCCATATCAAGCTCGCGGCTTCGGTCGAATTCATGCATACCGCCACCCTGCTGCATGACGACGTGGTCGACGAAAGCGAGCTCCGGCGCGGCAAATTGTCCGCGCGCATGCTGTGGGGCAACGAGGCCAGCGTGCTGGTCGGCGATTTCCTGCTCGGCCAGGCCTTCCGGATGATGGTCGAGGTCGGCTCGCTGCGCGCGCTCGACATTCTCTCCTCCGCCGCGGCCACCATCGCCGAGGGCGAAGTGATGCAACTGGCGGCAGCGAAGAATACCGCGACCACGGAAGATGAATATCTCGCCGTGATCCGAGGCAAGACCGCCGAGCTGTTCGCTGCGGCCTGCGAGGTCGGCCCGGTCATCGCCAATCGTCCGAAGGCCGAACAGACCGCGTGCCGCTCGGTCGGCATGAACCTCGGCATCGCGTTCCAACTGGTGGACGACGTGCTGGATTACGGCGGCAAGGCCGCCAAGCTCGGCAAGAACATCGGTGACGATTTCCGCGAAGGCAAGATCACGCTGCCGGTGGTGCTGGCGTTCCGCCGCGGCAATGACTCTGAGCGCGCCTTCTGGGTCAAGGCGCTGGAGCGCGGCGAGATCGGCGACGGCGATCTCGATCACGCCATCGGGCTGATGACCAAGCACCGCGCGCTCGAGGACACCATCAACCGCGCCCAGCACTACGGCGCGATGGCGGTCGATGCGCTGGCGCTGTTTCCGGCCTCGCCGATGAAGACCGCGCTTGAGCAGGTGGTGGCGTTCTGCCTGGCAAGGTCGCACTAG
- a CDS encoding tRNA1(Val) (adenine(37)-N6)-methyltransferase, translating into MTDSASEFTEDAFLGGQLRLRQPRSGHRAGHDALLLAAATPAGPGERVVEFGAGVGAAGLAVARRVTGIDLVLVEIDAALAGLARGNAASNAIAAEAIVLDVAAAADAFAAAGLTPDSADVVLMNPPFNDAARHRASPDQARASAHVATASTLESWVHAARRILKSGGVLTLIWRADGIAEVLAALDRGFGSLAVLPVHGDPKAPAIRVLIRSIKGGRAPTQIHPALMLNDESGVPNKQVQEILAGKGVLPLATL; encoded by the coding sequence ATGACTGATTCCGCCTCCGAATTCACCGAGGATGCCTTTCTCGGCGGACAATTGCGCCTGCGTCAGCCGCGGTCGGGCCACCGCGCCGGCCACGACGCCCTGCTGCTGGCCGCGGCGACGCCGGCAGGTCCGGGCGAGCGCGTGGTCGAATTCGGCGCCGGCGTCGGCGCCGCCGGTCTCGCGGTTGCCAGGCGCGTGACCGGGATCGATCTCGTTCTGGTCGAGATCGATGCGGCGCTGGCCGGGCTCGCGCGCGGCAACGCCGCCTCGAATGCCATCGCGGCCGAGGCGATCGTGCTGGATGTTGCGGCTGCCGCCGACGCCTTTGCCGCTGCGGGCCTCACTCCCGACAGCGCCGACGTCGTTCTGATGAATCCGCCGTTCAATGATGCCGCGCGGCACCGCGCCTCGCCGGACCAGGCCCGCGCCTCGGCCCATGTCGCAACGGCTTCGACGCTGGAGAGCTGGGTCCACGCCGCGCGGCGGATCCTGAAATCCGGCGGCGTGCTCACCCTGATCTGGCGCGCCGACGGAATTGCGGAGGTGCTGGCGGCGCTCGATCGCGGCTTCGGCAGCCTTGCTGTTCTGCCGGTTCACGGCGATCCCAAGGCACCCGCGATCCGCGTCCTGATACGTTCGATCAAGGGCGGACGGGCTCCCACGCAAATCCATCCCGCCCTGATGCTCAATGATGAGTCAGGCGTGCCCAATAAACAGGTACAGGAAATTCTGGCGGGGAAGGGCGTCTTGCCGCTTGCGACACTGTGA
- a CDS encoding putative signal transducing protein — translation MRELVRTNDMVLVSAVGALLDGANIRHLVLDQNMSILEGSLGILPRRILVHEDDDREARQILSDAGLAHELRADD, via the coding sequence TTGCGGGAACTGGTTCGGACCAACGATATGGTGCTGGTTTCGGCGGTCGGAGCCCTGCTCGACGGCGCCAATATTCGCCATCTGGTGCTGGACCAGAACATGAGCATCCTCGAAGGCTCCCTCGGCATCCTGCCGCGCCGTATTCTGGTTCATGAGGACGACGACCGCGAAGCGCGACAGATCCTCAGCGACGCGGGGCTCGCCCACGAACTGCGGGCCGATGACTGA
- a CDS encoding LysE family translocator — MSGENLSLFLAAAFIIAAIPGPGIFYVAARTLSGGRNAGIASTLGTAVGGLVHVVAGGLGVSAIILASAQLFTGLKLAGALYLVWLGIRTFREAGRLSLDRVDAGGAEHAFRDGVLVEALNPKTAAFFLAFIPQFLEPTATSPALQFMMLGLISVALNTCADVVVVAMASRARATLARRPRLFQRLRQGSGIFIAGLGLSLALVRRPATS; from the coding sequence ATGAGCGGTGAGAACCTGTCGCTGTTTCTTGCCGCAGCTTTCATCATTGCCGCAATTCCCGGCCCCGGCATTTTCTATGTGGCGGCGAGGACGCTCTCGGGGGGCAGGAACGCCGGCATCGCGTCCACTCTGGGTACGGCGGTCGGCGGGCTTGTCCATGTTGTTGCCGGGGGCCTCGGCGTCTCCGCAATTATTCTTGCCAGCGCCCAGCTCTTCACCGGGCTGAAGCTGGCCGGTGCGCTCTATCTGGTCTGGCTTGGCATCCGGACGTTTCGCGAGGCAGGCCGCCTGTCGCTGGATCGCGTTGACGCCGGCGGGGCCGAGCACGCCTTTCGGGATGGCGTCCTGGTCGAGGCTTTGAATCCCAAGACCGCGGCCTTCTTTCTGGCGTTCATTCCGCAATTCCTGGAACCGACAGCTACGTCCCCGGCTCTCCAGTTCATGATGCTGGGCCTGATCTCGGTGGCGCTGAACACCTGCGCCGACGTCGTCGTGGTCGCCATGGCCTCCAGGGCACGCGCGACACTCGCGCGCAGGCCACGTTTGTTTCAGCGTCTGAGACAGGGCTCCGGAATCTTCATTGCCGGACTGGGACTCTCGCTCGCGCTGGTGCGGCGGCCGGCGACAAGCTAG
- a CDS encoding 4-(cytidine 5'-diphospho)-2-C-methyl-D-erythritol kinase, whose translation MLMEEGRAKVNLTLRVVGRRVDGYHDLESVVAFADCADRITLTPGAKLDLETTGPLAQACGENADNLVFKAAQLLSERVPDLKLGDFVLDKKLPVAAGIGGGSADAAAALRLLAQANGLALDDPRLIEVARLTGADVPVCLASRPCVMTGVGEALMPLSLPIMPCVMVNPRVPVATKDVFAALGLRNGELLVGATDVIRTPGWPEQGASVEDWVEALSSASNDLEEPAMRIQPVIGEVLAALNATNGAWLARMSGSGATCFAIYENTADAQRAAQKIGRDHPQWWVHAGVLS comes from the coding sequence ATGTTGATGGAAGAGGGGCGTGCCAAGGTCAACCTGACCCTGCGGGTGGTCGGGCGCCGCGTCGATGGTTATCACGACCTCGAAAGCGTGGTGGCGTTCGCCGATTGCGCCGATCGCATCACGCTGACGCCGGGCGCCAAACTGGATCTCGAGACCACCGGGCCGCTGGCGCAGGCCTGCGGCGAGAACGCGGATAATCTGGTGTTCAAGGCGGCGCAACTGCTCAGCGAACGCGTGCCGGATCTCAAGCTCGGCGATTTCGTCCTCGACAAGAAGCTGCCGGTCGCTGCCGGCATCGGCGGCGGTTCGGCCGACGCCGCGGCGGCGCTGCGGCTGCTGGCGCAGGCCAACGGGCTTGCGCTCGACGATCCGCGCCTGATCGAGGTCGCGCGGCTGACGGGCGCCGACGTGCCGGTCTGTCTTGCCTCGCGCCCCTGCGTCATGACCGGCGTCGGCGAAGCCTTGATGCCGCTGAGCCTGCCGATCATGCCCTGCGTGATGGTCAACCCCCGGGTTCCGGTCGCGACCAAGGACGTGTTTGCCGCACTGGGCTTGCGCAACGGCGAGCTGCTGGTCGGCGCCACCGACGTGATCCGGACGCCGGGCTGGCCGGAGCAGGGGGCGTCGGTCGAAGACTGGGTTGAAGCACTCAGCTCCGCTTCCAACGATCTCGAAGAGCCGGCAATGCGCATCCAGCCCGTGATCGGCGAAGTGCTCGCCGCGCTCAACGCCACCAACGGGGCATGGCTGGCCCGGATGTCGGGCTCAGGCGCGACCTGCTTTGCGATCTATGAGAATACCGCGGACGCCCAGCGCGCGGCGCAGAAGATCGGCCGCGATCACCCGCAATGGTGGGTGCATGCGGGCGTGTTGAGCTAG